The Peribacillus sp. FSL E2-0218 genome contains a region encoding:
- a CDS encoding DEAD/DEAH box helicase: MNELNFSDYTLSDEIVRALENLGYQSPTEVQREVIPVALKGEDLVVKSQTGSGKTASFGIPICEMVDWGENKPQALILTPTRELAVQVKEDITNIGRFKRIKATAIYGKHPFALQKAELKQKSHVVVGTPGRVLDHIEKGTFALERLTHLVIDEADEMLNMGFIEQVEAIIKALPKDRVTMLFSATLPESIKKLCKQYMKDPLDIEIKAKGLTTDKIEHALIEVKEDDKFSLLRDITIIENPDSCIIFCRTKDRVDQICEQLVELDYPCDMIHGGMIQEDRLAVMNEFRRGEFRYLVATDVAARGIDIDNITHVINYDLPMEKESYVHRTGRTGRAGKKGKAITFVTPYEDKFLTEIQDYIGFEISKRAFPSKEEVSNKKADFEAKLEARPKMKKDKSEKLNKQIMKLYFNGGKKKKIRAVDFVGTIAKIDGVNAADIGIITIQDNVSYVEILNEKGPLVLKVMKNTKVKGKLLKVSEAFKN; encoded by the coding sequence ATGAATGAATTGAATTTTTCTGATTATACATTAAGTGATGAAATCGTAAGGGCATTGGAGAACTTGGGTTATCAAAGCCCGACCGAAGTGCAGCGTGAGGTGATCCCAGTCGCATTGAAAGGGGAGGACCTTGTCGTGAAATCGCAAACCGGAAGCGGCAAGACCGCTTCATTCGGGATACCGATATGTGAGATGGTCGATTGGGGGGAGAATAAGCCGCAGGCCCTTATTTTAACGCCGACACGTGAGCTCGCTGTGCAGGTAAAAGAGGATATCACCAATATAGGCAGGTTTAAACGCATAAAGGCCACTGCGATTTATGGAAAACATCCATTTGCCTTGCAGAAAGCGGAATTGAAGCAAAAAAGCCATGTGGTCGTGGGAACACCGGGCCGAGTCCTGGATCATATCGAGAAAGGGACATTTGCTTTGGAGCGCCTTACACATTTGGTTATTGATGAAGCCGATGAAATGCTTAATATGGGCTTCATCGAACAAGTGGAGGCCATCATTAAGGCGCTTCCGAAAGACCGGGTGACGATGCTCTTTTCTGCTACGCTGCCCGAGAGCATAAAGAAGTTGTGCAAGCAATATATGAAAGATCCCCTGGACATTGAAATCAAAGCGAAGGGTCTTACGACTGACAAAATCGAGCATGCCCTCATTGAAGTGAAAGAGGATGATAAATTCTCCCTGCTCAGGGATATCACGATTATCGAAAATCCTGATAGCTGCATCATTTTTTGCCGGACGAAGGATCGGGTCGACCAAATATGTGAACAGCTGGTGGAGCTAGATTATCCTTGTGATATGATACATGGCGGCATGATCCAGGAGGATCGCCTCGCAGTGATGAATGAATTCAGAAGGGGCGAATTCCGCTATTTGGTCGCGACGGATGTTGCCGCACGCGGAATCGATATTGATAATATCACCCATGTGATCAACTATGACCTCCCAATGGAGAAGGAAAGCTATGTACACCGGACAGGAAGAACGGGCCGTGCCGGTAAGAAGGGAAAAGCCATCACGTTCGTCACACCGTACGAGGACAAATTCCTGACTGAAATCCAAGATTATATCGGCTTTGAAATTTCCAAGCGGGCTTTCCCTTCAAAAGAAGAGGTATCAAACAAAAAAGCGGATTTCGAGGCAAAACTCGAAGCACGTCCAAAGATGAAAAAAGATAAAAGTGAAAAATTGAACAAACAAATCATGAAGCTATACTTCAATGGCGGGAAGAAAAAGAAAATCAGGGCTGTTGATTTTGTCGGCACCATCGCTAAAATTGATGGAGTGAATGCAGCGGACATCGGGATCATAACGATTCAGGATAATGTCTCTTATGTGGAAATCCTCAATGAAAAGGGACCGCTCGTCTTGAAAGTGATGAAAAATACCAAAGTCAAAGGCAAGCTCTTGAAGGTGTCAGAAGCATTTAAAAACTAA
- a CDS encoding heme oxygenase — MIIVTNRIRVKKGMGAVMAPGFTAPGPLDAMEGFVKVEVLLTQNLTDHDELSVNMYWENLDNFTAWRNSDAFKAAHKRPEASSDSAKKESPIIGSELTTYEVASVKEIAK, encoded by the coding sequence ATGATAATCGTGACGAATAGAATCAGAGTCAAAAAAGGGATGGGGGCAGTGATGGCGCCAGGATTTACTGCACCAGGTCCGCTTGATGCGATGGAAGGTTTTGTGAAGGTGGAAGTATTATTGACGCAGAACCTGACGGATCATGATGAACTGAGTGTTAATATGTACTGGGAGAACCTCGATAACTTCACTGCTTGGAGAAATAGTGATGCATTTAAAGCTGCACATAAACGGCCAGAAGCAAGTTCCGATTCCGCTAAAAAAGAATCGCCGATCATAGGCAGCGAGCTTACTACGTATGAAGTTGCCTCAGTAAAGGAAATAGCGAAATAA
- the rlmN gene encoding 23S rRNA (adenine(2503)-C(2))-methyltransferase RlmN, translating to MKKDSIYGLTFEQLSAWLLDHGHRKFRAQQVWEWLYRTRVTSFSEMTDVNQDCIQLLEEHFSIQTLTVHVKQEAADGTIKFLFKLQDGNLIETVMMRHKYGISVCVTTQVGCNIGCSFCASGLLAKSRDLSSGEIVEQIMNVQLHLDTLEQKDLVSHVVVMGIGEPFDNFENMVDFLRVLMDHKGLAIAGRRITVSTSGLAKKIYEFTDLQLQVNLAISLHAPNNDLRTRIMKINRAIPIEKLMKSLDYYLEKTNRRITIEYILLKDVNDHQEEAEQLANLLEDKKHRLYVNLIPYNPVDEHSQYQRSEKESVLAFYDTLKKRGVNCKIRQEHGTDIDAACGQLRSKQIKKAEAQ from the coding sequence ATGAAGAAAGATTCCATTTATGGTTTAACATTCGAGCAATTATCAGCATGGCTTTTGGACCATGGCCATAGGAAATTCAGGGCACAGCAAGTCTGGGAGTGGCTTTATCGGACACGTGTGACGAGTTTTTCTGAAATGACGGATGTTAATCAAGACTGTATCCAATTGCTGGAGGAGCATTTTTCGATCCAGACCTTAACTGTTCACGTTAAGCAGGAGGCAGCTGACGGCACGATCAAATTCCTGTTTAAATTGCAGGATGGCAACCTTATCGAAACCGTTATGATGAGACATAAATACGGGATTTCTGTTTGTGTCACCACCCAGGTCGGCTGCAATATCGGCTGCAGTTTCTGTGCAAGTGGTTTATTGGCGAAAAGCCGCGATTTATCCAGCGGGGAAATCGTTGAACAAATCATGAACGTTCAACTGCATCTGGATACACTGGAGCAAAAGGATCTCGTCAGCCATGTCGTGGTGATGGGGATTGGCGAGCCATTTGATAACTTTGAAAACATGGTCGACTTTTTGAGGGTGCTCATGGATCATAAGGGTCTTGCCATCGCTGGCAGGCGCATTACCGTTTCGACGAGCGGCCTTGCCAAAAAGATTTATGAATTCACAGATCTGCAATTACAGGTGAATCTAGCTATCTCCCTGCATGCACCTAATAACGATCTGAGGACGCGAATCATGAAAATCAACAGGGCGATCCCGATTGAAAAATTAATGAAATCACTTGATTATTATTTGGAAAAAACGAATCGGAGAATTACGATTGAATATATCCTATTGAAGGATGTCAATGATCATCAAGAAGAAGCCGAGCAGCTTGCCAATCTTCTGGAGGATAAAAAACATCGCCTCTATGTCAACCTGATTCCATATAATCCTGTAGATGAGCATAGCCAATATCAAAGAAGTGAAAAAGAGTCCGTTCTCGCCTTCTATGATACGTTGAAAAAGAGGGGCGTCAATTGTAAAATCCGTCAAGAGCATGGAACGGATATCGATGCGGCCTGCGGACAGCTACGAAGCAAGCAAATCAAGAAAGCAGAAGCACAATGA
- the rlmH gene encoding 23S rRNA (pseudouridine(1915)-N(3))-methyltransferase RlmH has protein sequence MKITIMTVGKLKEKYLKQGIAEYAKRLSAYANIELIEVPDEKAPENLSAADMEIVKQKEGERILAKISPDTYVITLEINGKQLTSEQLATHIDQLATYGKSKIAFIIGGSLGLGSEVIARSDYALSFSKMTFPHQLMKLVLLEQIYRAFRINRNEPYHK, from the coding sequence ATGAAAATAACGATCATGACGGTAGGCAAGCTAAAAGAAAAATACTTAAAGCAAGGCATTGCTGAATATGCAAAAAGGTTAAGCGCCTATGCTAATATAGAACTTATTGAAGTACCGGATGAAAAAGCACCAGAGAACTTGAGTGCCGCGGACATGGAGATCGTAAAGCAAAAAGAGGGTGAACGCATCCTGGCCAAAATCAGCCCTGACACCTATGTCATAACACTTGAGATCAATGGTAAGCAGCTTACGTCCGAGCAGCTGGCCACACATATCGACCAGCTGGCCACTTATGGGAAGAGCAAGATAGCCTTTATCATTGGCGGGTCGCTCGGTCTCGGGTCCGAGGTGATAGCAAGAAGTGATTATGCACTATCCTTCTCTAAAATGACCTTTCCGCATCAATTGATGAAATTGGTTTTATTGGAGCAAATATATCGGGCCTTTCGGATAAATAGAAATGAACCGTATCATAAATGA